CGCGCGATATGGCGGCACGGGGCCACTATCCGGCAATCGACACGTTGCAATCGGTGAGCCGCGTGATGAACGCGGTTACCGAGGAAGGGCACAAACGGACGGCCCGCAAGCTCCGCGAAACGCTGGCTACCTACGAAAAGCAGAAAGACCTGATTTTGCTGGGCGCCTACGAACGGGGGGCGGATTCGCGCGTGGACTTCGCCATCTCGAAGATCGAGGAAATCGAAGAATTTCTCCAACAGGGCACCCACGAGCAGGCGGCGTTCTCAGAGACCGTTGATCGGCTGGAACGGATGTTCGGATGAGCGGGCGGTTCCAGTACCGTCTGCAAACGCTGCTCGACCAGAAGGCGCGAGCGCAGGAAGAAGCCGAGCGGGCGCTAGGGGACAAGCAGCGGGACCTGCGCGTGGAACGGGAGCGTTTGGAGGAGGAGAACGGCAAGCTCGCCGCGGTGCAGCAGAAACGCGAAGCGTTCCGGCGAGAGACGCCGGCGGAGATGACGGCAGACACCATGCGCTACCGGGCGGACTACCTGCGCGGGCTCGGCCAGGATGTGGAACTGGCCAAGGACGCCGTCTACGCGCAGCGCTTCGCCGTCGAGGAAGCCGAGGAAAGGGTGGAAGAGGCGCGCTCCGCGCTGGCGCGCGCCACGCGTGAGGCTGAAGTGCTCCGCAAGCATCGTGAGAAGGCGGAGACGCGTTGGCGGCGCGAACAGGAACGGGCGGCGGAGTTGGAGCAGGAGGAGATCGGATCGGTGCTTCACGAGGCTCGGAGGAGGTCCGGATGAAGGTGCAACCGCGAACGGGAGCGGCGCCGCCGCCTACAGAAACGGCGACGCAACAGAAAGGCGCCGGCGAGTCGAAGTTCGGCAAGGCTCTGAAAGAGAAGCGGGAAGCGCCGCGGACGAAAGAAGAGGGACCGTCCGCGGCGATACCGGCCGGGCAGCCACAGCCAATGATGACGGGATTCCCGGTGAAAACCGAGGAGTCCGCGGCGCCCGCGCGGGCGCGCATTGTGGATGCCGTGGCAGCCGAGATCCAGGTGCACAGCGCGGGCGACGTAAAAGAGGTGACGATCCAGTTCGAGAGCAAGGTGCTCGACGGGCTGGAGGTACGGATCCGGCACGAAGCGGGGGCCGTATCGGTGGAGTTGATGACGCGGACGTCACGGGCGCATGACACGGTGGCCGGGAATGTCGATCAACTACGGGCGTCGCTCGAAGCGAAAGGCGTTCCGGTGGCGCAGGTGCGCGTTACGCCGTCGCGGGAAGAACGCGAGGCGCGCGGAGATCGCGGCGGACAGGGGCGCGGCGGACGCGACGGGCGAGAGCGGGATCGGCGGCAATGACAGCGCCGGTTGCTTTCGCGTGGGAAACCGCGCCGCGGTTCAGCAGCGCGCAGGCGGGGCTGCTGAACTGGTTCCAACGAGCGTTGCCGGGTGCGCCAACGTGGCGGCGGTGGGTTCGCGATGTCCTGTCGGAGACGCTCGAGTATCCGGCGCCGGCCGAGGTGTGGCTCGAAGAGACGCACTGCCTGGGTCAGCGGGAGCCGGAGCGGCACGCGGTGAAGGGGGAACGGATCACGATCGGCCGCGGGGAAGACGCCGATATCGTGGCCAGTGCGCCGGCCATCGCACGGGAGCACGCAAGGCTGCACCGCAGCGGACACGAATTCCGGCTCGAGGATCTGGATTCGAAAGCCGGAACCTTCGTCGGCGCGAAAAAGCTCACGCCAGGCAAGGCTGAGCAGTTGAAACACGGCGATCGGTTCACGATTTTTCCGTACAGCTTTCAACTCCTCGTGGAACAGCGCTGGGTGCGCGAGGAGGGGGCGGACCTTATGGCGGGTCCGGCTATGGCGGCGACGTTCGCGGAGTTCCGCCGGGGGGCCGCGACCGGCCGCGTGCTGCGCGGGATCGCACTGGAGCCTTCGGGCGCCGGCCTGGCAATCGAAGCGAGCGCGGGGTTCGCTTTGGAGCTGGCGCGGCGGATGCTTCGGCCGGTTGGGTCGAACGAGGCCGTAGGCGCGCTGGAGCAGGCAGCGGCGGAGTTTCTGTTGCTTTCGGTGGTGGAGCGCGCGGGCCGCGAGATGCCGTTTCCCCTTCAGCCGCGCGTGCTCGGCCCCGGAGAACTCCCGCCGATCGGCGATGGCGAGGAAGGCGTGATGGCGTCGTGCACGGTGGGGATCGCGGAGTACACGGGCCTGGTGCGGATCTTCGTGCCGCGAAGGGCCCTGGACGCGGTGGGGCAATGGACGAGGACGCCGGAGGGGCCGCCGCCGGTTATGTGGCGATGCCCGGTGGAGATGGGCGGGCTGGAACTCACACCGGAGGAGTTGCGGTCGCTCGAGCCCGGTGACGTCGTGCTCTACTCGCCGGTGGTCCGCCTGGCGCTCCCGGGTGGACGAACCGTCCGCCGTGGCGAGATGGCGGGAGGAAACAACTTTCGGGTCACCTTGACCGATGACTGGGAAGAACAGCCGATCATGTCCGCCCCGATGCAAGAAACCCTAGACGACGCGCGGTTGGACGCGCTGCCCGTGCGTGTCAGCATTATCGCCGGCGAGTGCGAGTTCTCTTACGCCGAATTGAAGACACTGGGGCGCGGAGCGGTGATCGAACTCGATCGCGCGCCGGAGGACCCGGTGGTGATCGCGCTCAACGGACGTCCGGCGGGCAAGGGAGAACTGGTGAGGATCGACGGAAAACTGGGAGTCCGCGTGCTGAGTTGGAAGGAACCCGCATGAATGCTGCGCCGGATCTGGGGACGGGGGCGATGCTGGCCGAAACGCTGCGGGTAGTGTTGATTCTTGGCGGCGTGCTCGCCCTGGCGGTAGCCGTGTTGCGGTACGTGCTGCCGCGGCTGGTGCACGGGCGCGCGCAGGCGGAAGGGCCGTTCAAGATGATCGCTCGGTTTCCGCTGGAGCCGCGCAAGACGCTCTACATGGTGGAAGCGCGGGGACAGGTGCTGCTGCTCGGAACATCGGAACGCGACATCCACTACCTGGCGACGCTGCCTCGCGCTGCCGCCGATCCGGAAAGCGAGCCGAAGCCCGTGGTGAGGTTCCGCGCATGACCAGTCCGGTTGTGATGGTGATCGTACTCGGGGCGCTGTCGCTGGCGCCGTTCGTGCTGATCATGTTGACGTCGTTCGTCAAGATGTCGGTGGTGCTTTCAATCCTCCGGAACGCGCTGGGGACGCAGCAGGTCCCGCCAAACCAGGTGATCACGGGGCTGGCCTTCGTGCTGTCGATTTTCGTAATGTCCCCGGTGGCGAAGCAGATGTACGAATCGGCCGGG
This DNA window, taken from Bryobacteraceae bacterium, encodes the following:
- a CDS encoding flagellar hook-length control protein FliK, yielding MKVQPRTGAAPPPTETATQQKGAGESKFGKALKEKREAPRTKEEGPSAAIPAGQPQPMMTGFPVKTEESAAPARARIVDAVAAEIQVHSAGDVKEVTIQFESKVLDGLEVRIRHEAGAVSVELMTRTSRAHDTVAGNVDQLRASLEAKGVPVAQVRVTPSREEREARGDRGGQGRGGRDGRERDRRQ
- the sctQ gene encoding type III secretion system cytoplasmic ring protein SctQ, with the protein product MTAPVAFAWETAPRFSSAQAGLLNWFQRALPGAPTWRRWVRDVLSETLEYPAPAEVWLEETHCLGQREPERHAVKGERITIGRGEDADIVASAPAIAREHARLHRSGHEFRLEDLDSKAGTFVGAKKLTPGKAEQLKHGDRFTIFPYSFQLLVEQRWVREEGADLMAGPAMAATFAEFRRGAATGRVLRGIALEPSGAGLAIEASAGFALELARRMLRPVGSNEAVGALEQAAAEFLLLSVVERAGREMPFPLQPRVLGPGELPPIGDGEEGVMASCTVGIAEYTGLVRIFVPRRALDAVGQWTRTPEGPPPVMWRCPVEMGGLELTPEELRSLEPGDVVLYSPVVRLALPGGRTVRRGEMAGGNNFRVTLTDDWEEQPIMSAPMQETLDDARLDALPVRVSIIAGECEFSYAELKTLGRGAVIELDRAPEDPVVIALNGRPAGKGELVRIDGKLGVRVLSWKEPA
- a CDS encoding flagellar biosynthetic protein FliO, which codes for MNAAPDLGTGAMLAETLRVVLILGGVLALAVAVLRYVLPRLVHGRAQAEGPFKMIARFPLEPRKTLYMVEARGQVLLLGTSERDIHYLATLPRAAADPESEPKPVVRFRA